In Candidatus Defluviilinea proxima, a single genomic region encodes these proteins:
- a CDS encoding 30S ribosomal protein S18 translates to MAEDRNQYEGQPRGERGGGGERGGSRFFAKPKFCQFCADKTLTIDYKKTDLLRKYVTEEGTIRPRRQTGACAKHQRVVAAAVKQARHIALLPYTGKRVEDAR, encoded by the coding sequence ATGGCTGAAGACAGAAACCAATATGAAGGACAACCGCGCGGCGAACGTGGCGGCGGTGGCGAACGCGGTGGCTCCCGCTTTTTTGCGAAGCCCAAGTTCTGCCAGTTCTGTGCGGATAAAACCCTGACGATCGATTATAAAAAGACTGACCTTCTCAGAAAATATGTAACCGAAGAAGGCACCATCCGCCCGCGCAGACAAACCGGCGCATGCGCCAAACATCAGCGCGTTGTGGCCGCGGCCGTCAAACAGGCCCGCCACATTGCCCTGCTTCCCTACACTGGGAAACG